One window of the Prochlorococcus marinus CUG1438 genome contains the following:
- a CDS encoding MFS transporter, with protein sequence MISPNSFQISKNWWIQFPYPLRLITKIRFYAAFGAGGVIYLTSLIFNNIGLSATNIGLGFTISAIIGTLTRFFTGNYLNKTGKIQFPLIASSILSIAASLFLIFSRDTFFYIIGQSFVGAAAGIYWPAAEFGVPCFCHPIETRKAYSLVRSSEALGIFLGVLIGGFMTNFFYSKSIFVNDIFCMFAIVYLISRNNSSISRILETFQKKFVDPINEGQFGWNRNSSIIILSILLITTSLALIQVTLPLDLVKGGVHRNALDKEITSLMISIQLILLLFLQWPVGSWISKKGRLFGLKFSLINFSFATFILFISNYLNITAFYLICFSLLLVSLGTASFLPTSTDLVFRIAPSKDKGFALALLSQCFAMGYFFGPFISGIILDLFGYASIIWLSISISCIMIFGFLIKKVF encoded by the coding sequence GTGATTAGTCCAAATAGTTTTCAAATAAGCAAAAATTGGTGGATTCAATTTCCATATCCTTTGAGGTTAATTACCAAGATAAGATTTTATGCTGCCTTTGGAGCAGGAGGTGTTATTTATTTAACATCACTCATTTTCAATAATATTGGATTATCGGCAACAAATATAGGCTTGGGATTTACTATCTCGGCAATAATTGGCACCTTGACAAGATTCTTTACCGGTAATTATCTAAATAAAACAGGTAAAATACAATTCCCATTAATTGCTTCATCAATACTAAGTATTGCTGCAAGCTTATTCCTTATTTTTTCAAGAGATACATTTTTTTACATAATTGGACAATCATTTGTTGGAGCCGCAGCAGGAATATATTGGCCTGCTGCCGAGTTTGGAGTACCTTGTTTCTGTCATCCGATCGAAACACGAAAAGCTTATTCTCTTGTTAGAAGTTCGGAGGCTTTAGGAATATTTTTAGGGGTATTAATAGGCGGTTTTATGACTAATTTTTTTTACTCAAAATCAATATTTGTAAATGATATTTTTTGTATGTTCGCTATTGTTTATTTAATTTCGAGAAATAATTCTTCTATCTCAAGAATTTTAGAGACTTTCCAAAAAAAATTTGTAGATCCAATTAACGAGGGACAATTTGGGTGGAATAGGAATTCCTCAATAATAATTTTATCTATATTATTGATAACTACTTCGCTGGCTTTGATTCAAGTAACTTTACCTTTGGATCTTGTTAAAGGGGGAGTACATAGGAATGCACTAGATAAGGAAATAACAAGTCTTATGATTTCCATTCAGTTGATTTTGTTATTATTTTTACAATGGCCTGTGGGTTCTTGGATATCAAAGAAAGGTAGATTATTTGGATTGAAATTTAGTTTAATAAACTTCTCTTTCGCTACATTTATATTATTTATTTCTAATTATTTAAATATTACAGCTTTTTATTTAATTTGTTTTTCATTGTTATTAGTTAGTTTAGGTACTGCTTCATTTCTTCCAACTTCAACAGATTTAGTTTTCAGAATAGCTCCCTCAAAGGATAAAGGTTTTGCTCTTGCTTTATTATCACAATGTTTTGCTATGGGTTATTTTTTTGGACCATTTATTTCGGGAATCATATTAGATCTATTTGGTTATGCTTCAATTATCTGGTTATCTATTTCAATTTCTTGCATTATGATTTTTGGATTTCTTATTAAGAAAGTATTTTAA
- a CDS encoding DUF2834 domain-containing protein: MNSFNILKDNKQILSYLYLFISIFGAVLPMMANFEFAMEYGNSFDINKFIALANVNPAAQSVARDLLVGASAIFLWMVNESKKLNMKNMWIVYLGTFLIAFAFSAPFFLFLRERRIIELEKNLI, from the coding sequence ATGAATTCATTTAACATTTTAAAAGATAATAAACAGATACTATCTTATCTTTACCTTTTTATATCTATCTTTGGTGCTGTTCTTCCTATGATGGCAAATTTTGAATTTGCTATGGAATACGGAAATAGTTTTGATATTAATAAGTTCATTGCCTTAGCTAATGTAAACCCTGCAGCTCAATCTGTTGCGAGAGATTTATTAGTAGGAGCTAGCGCTATTTTTTTATGGATGGTAAATGAATCAAAAAAATTAAATATGAAAAATATGTGGATTGTTTACCTAGGAACTTTTCTTATAGCATTTGCATTTTCTGCACCTTTTTTCTTATTTCTAAGAGAGAGAAGAATTATTGAATTAGAGAAAAATTTAATTTAA
- a CDS encoding ribokinase, with the protein MVVENNNTFEEYKFKKGNLNFAVVGHVEWINFLQVDQLPKPGVISHSENSLEYPAGGGSIIAKKLSELTTNQIHFFTALGNDYYGNKCFKILSNMGMKLHVAWRDKPTRRGFSLTDYKGERAITVIGERLAPKYKDNLEWNILKKMDGIFITASDIEIFKFARSASILCTTPRVGLDTINKSNIILDGLIGSNLDPGEVFSLSELSKKPRYTIKTEGEKGGIIFPGGRYKALKNKKPKIDSYGCGDSFAAGILYGMASKWNIDKSLKLAKMLGRDASEFFGPYKKII; encoded by the coding sequence ATGGTTGTTGAAAATAATAATACATTTGAAGAATATAAATTTAAAAAAGGAAACCTAAATTTTGCTGTAGTAGGTCATGTTGAGTGGATAAATTTCTTACAGGTCGATCAATTACCAAAACCGGGTGTTATTTCTCATTCTGAAAATTCTCTTGAATATCCAGCTGGTGGAGGTTCTATTATTGCGAAAAAACTCTCTGAATTAACTACAAACCAAATTCATTTTTTTACTGCATTAGGTAACGATTATTATGGAAATAAATGCTTCAAAATTCTTTCAAATATGGGAATGAAATTACATGTGGCATGGCGTGATAAACCTACTAGAAGAGGATTTAGTTTGACTGACTATAAAGGCGAGAGAGCAATTACAGTTATTGGAGAAAGGTTGGCTCCAAAATATAAAGACAACTTAGAATGGAACATTTTAAAAAAAATGGACGGAATTTTCATTACTGCATCTGATATAGAGATTTTTAAATTTGCCAGATCAGCTTCAATACTTTGTACAACTCCAAGAGTGGGTTTAGACACTATAAATAAGTCAAATATTATATTGGATGGATTAATAGGTAGTAATCTTGATCCTGGTGAGGTTTTTTCTTTATCCGAGTTATCGAAAAAGCCTAGATACACTATAAAAACTGAGGGAGAGAAAGGGGGAATAATATTTCCTGGAGGAAGATATAAGGCTCTTAAAAACAAAAAACCAAAGATTGATTCTTATGGATGTGGTGACTCTTTTGCTGCCGGTATTCTTTATGGAATGGCATCAAAATGGAATATAGATAAAAGCTTAAAACTTGCTAAAATGTTAGGTAGAGATGCTAGTGAATTTTTTGGACCATATAAAAAAATTATTTAA